The Hyla sarda isolate aHylSar1 chromosome 3, aHylSar1.hap1, whole genome shotgun sequence genome contains the following window.
ggtaatgatgacagggaaggtctggatgatgacaggggggatgatgtatttcccacccaaggcttatactcgagtcaataagttttacaaggtttttggggtgaaattagaggcCTCCGCTTatattttgcttaaaggggtactccggtgcttagacatcttatcccctatccaaaggataggggataagatgtctgattgcgggggtcccgccgctggggacccccgcaatatagcacacagcacccacctgttagtgCTTCCGGCAGCGCTCGAGGTTCTGgctccacgggaacggaagattgtgacgtcacaattcCGCCACCCGGGTGACGTCACACcctacccctcaatgcaagtctatgggagggggcatgacagctttcacaccccctcccataggcttgcattgagggggcggagcgtgacgtcacacgggggtggagccgtgatgtcacaatgctccagccccgtgatcgacagtaattagacccggagcgaacatgctctggggactgattataacagggtgcggtgtgcaagatcacgggggtccccaaaggcaggaccccagcgatcaggcatcttatcccctatcctttggataggggataagatgtctaagtgccggagtacccctttaattcccattaaatcttgtgttttgcttgtttggtttggcacatgcaattgatgatttgtattctatacccatttttttttagttttttttcttttaactcagAGTTAGTGCGGCACATTTCCCCGTGCGACACTAAAAAAAACCATGCAACAGAATATTAACCGAcacgtgcgacacattagtaaatcagctcccAGAAAAGGAGGAGTGAAATCCAAAACACTTCAGAAAGAACTCTCGGATTTTAGTAAATCTGGAAAACACTGATCCATACAATTGACACTGATCCCCATTTACAATTTTGCCACACTAAGTATAAAACCAGGGAGTAGTAAATAGGGGGGCAGTATGTGGAGTGGCCATGTTAATTGATTGGGGGTCTGTAtcccaagattaaccccttaaggacacagactaatttccatttttgcatttttgtttttccttctcgccttctaaaagccataactcattcccttttttttttttttttaactaaaaaacccatataatggcttattttttgcagaacAAGTTTTACTTTGTAGTGATACCTTTAATTTcacaataaaatgtatggcatagcaataataatattataactgTGGAGAAATGGAAAAGTAAAAGGAAATTTTGCTAATTATGGGGTTTCCTTTTTACGCTGTGCACTTGATGgttaaactgacatgttctcttcaATACGATCATAATGAtccccatggttacatgcttttctattattgtactgcttctaaaaaaactcaaacttttcAGACAATATTACTATGTTTAAATTCAtcccattctgacccctataactttctcatttttccatatactgtatggggctgtatgagggtcattttttgctgtttgatctgtagtttttatcggtgccactttattttattttttgtatcactttttattaatttcttctgacatatgatgtcacatcactgtgcgcattatccctgtattatgacatcactgtatgtattattcctgtactgtgacatcactgtgtattatccctgtactgtgacatcactgtgtattatccctgtactgtgacatcactgtctgtattatccatgtactgtactattgtattgttcctgtactgtgacatcactgtgtattattcctgtactgtgacatcactgtgtattatccctgtactgtgacatcactgtgtattatccctgtactgtgacatcactgtctgtattatccatgtactgtactattgtattgttcctgtactgtgacatcactgtgtattatttctgtactgtgacatcactgtgtattatccctgtactgtgacatcactgtgtattatccctgtactgtgacatcactgtgcacattatccctgtattatgacatcactgtgtattatccctgtactgtgacatcactgtgtattatccctgtacaataacatcactgtatgtattatccctgtactatggatatcgctgtgtgttttatccctgtactgtgacatcactgtgtattatccctgtactgtgacatcactgactgtattgtccctgtactgtgacatcactgtctgtattattcctgtactgtgacatcactgcctgtattatccctgtactgtgacatcattgtgtgtattatccatgtactgtactattattgtattacagtggtccctcaacatacgatggtaatccgttccaaatggaccatcgtttattgaaaccatcgtatgttgagggatccgtgcaatgtaaagtataggacagtggtctacaacctgcggacctccagatgttgcaaaactacaacacccagcatgcccagaccacagcacccagcatgcccggatagccaacggctgtactgtgacatcactgtttattatccctgtactgtgacatcactgactgttttatccctgtactgtgacatcactgtgtattgtccctgtactgtgacatcactgtctgtattatccctgtactgtgacatcactgtgtattatccctgcacaatGACATCCTTGTAtggattatccctgtactatggacatcgctgtgtgttttatccttgtactgtgacatcattgtgtataatccctgtactgtgacatcactgactgtattgtccctgtactgtgacatcactgtctgtattatccctgtactgtgtcatcttgtatgtattatccctgtactatggacatcgctgtgtgttttatccttgtactgtgacatcactgtgtattatccctgtactgtgacattactgactgtattgtccctgtactgtgacatcactggcttTGAATTTTGGCacaattctgtgttttgagcacacaaaaattctgctgaaattcggCTGCAATTTTGCTGGGATTCTAccaacattctgccgtgtgaacatagccatacagGTCAGTGCACAGGGCTCTTATGTGTGCATGAGAAATAAAACTATAGTTACAGTGACATATGTGTTCTTGACCAAAACCTTTATAACATAGACTGAGTGCAACAAATGATAGTATTTACTTCAAAGATGTTTATTATTGCTCTTTACAATGCATGTctgatattgtattcctgtagacACCTTTTTGCTCTAAgttaaaaaatatgatttttaatTTTGTCTTGTACATCTACCAGCGGTACACCAGGACATGTATTCAATGTTGAATGCTCACTTGGAAATTCAATAGTATCAGGTGTTCCATGCTTTCCAAACTTCCCATGTTTTCCATGCTTTCCATATTTTCCAGGGTGTTCTGGAGGAGGTGGTAGGCGGACAATGGTTGGAACTGGCACTTTGCTTTGCTCATCAGGTAGATCATAAAACTGAACTGATCCTTTTGAGCTTTTCTCAAAAGGCTTGTGTGATTTGTTATCAGAATTTTCTTCAGATGAACTGTCATCAGAGGTATgattgtgatgatgatgatgatggtgatggccATGATGATGAGGGTGACTATCGTTTTGGTTAccatgatggtggtgatggtggtgatggtgaggaGGATGATCATGATGACGGCAATGATGATGTTTGTGACCCCTGCGGTGTGGGTGATGTCCATGCTTGTGATGCTCATGTTTGCCAGGTGCATTTTTGTCCTGCCCTGCCTCTCCAGCTCCTTCCTGTTTTACTTCTTCCGCATCTGCCCCTGGGGCATCTTGTGAGCTGTCTGGTCCATGGTGACATTGTCTTTGACCAtgattgtcatcatcatcatcctgaaAAGGAACAGCATACATTTGTTTAATAGAAAAGAGGATTCAAGATAATAAACCATTAATGCAGATTAGTGACTTCTCTTGTTTTATCTTAATATATATTagtcattaaaaaaatttaatgtatGCAAATTTCTAAAATACTTTATtccttaccatttaaaaaaaattaaatgctgTCATACTTTTTTATATTGTGAGGTGAAAAGCTTTTGAAAATCATGTCCAACTGAGACAGGTGCACAGATCATAAAAGtcacaaaaatgttttcacttgCCTCGCTCCCTGACATTTGCCTTCTGGCTCTGAGCTGATACAATCCAATAGCTTTCTCCTCGCTTGAAGGTGGCGGGCTGTGTTGCTGGGGAATGTACTGAGTTGCAACTGTCACATGTGAGTGAAAGCATACCCACATGTATTGACCTATGACGTACAATGTTGTAGCCAATGGCTGATCTGCTTTGGTCAGTGGCTCCATGCAAGATATCACCTTGTGGAGTTTCAGTGATCATGACAACAGTGCACAGGAGAACTACACAGGAGAATCTTGTCAATAAtgtcaaggcagctgggaccatagccacaaaaaaaaacaattggtaacacactactgaaatcctgcagcacctgcaaggtccccctgctcaagaaagcacatgtacaggcccatctgaagtttgccaatgaaccTCTGAATCATTCAGATGTTCATTGGCAAAGTTCAGACAGGCCTGTCATGTActttcttgagcagggggaccttgcataTTATGCTGGATTTTTGTCCTTCACAGAGTAGTGTGTTACCAGTTGTTTTCTTGGTCACTATGGTTCCAGCTGCCTTGACATCATTGAGAAGATCCTCCTGTGTAGTTCTGGACTGATTTTTTGCTGTGCTCAAGATCATTCAAACTCCaaaaggtgagatcttgcatggggaCCCTGGCCGAGGGAGTTTTACAGTTATTTTATGATCCTATAATTTGGGAATAATggcaccaactgttgtaaacttctcacaAGCTACTTGACAATGGTCTTTTAGCCCATTGAAACCATTGTTTAGGCCTACAATATAGTCCCTGACTTCCTTGTACAGCTTTTTGGTCTTTACCATAGTGGAGAGTTtcgaatctgattgattgcttttgtggataggtgtctttcatacaggtaacaagctgagattagaagCACTCTCTTTAAGAAAATGCTTCTAATATCAGCgcattacctgtataaaagacacctggccGCCAGAAATCTCGCTGATTGATAGGGGGATCAAATACTCATTTTGCTAGAGTtatgttgttgttattctgtctctcatagtttaaATAAACCTACAATCAAAATTATGAACTGATattttctttgtcagtgggcaaatgtACAAAATAAGCAGATGATTGACTAATTTTTTCTTCACCGTACCTTGAACATGCTACTTTTTATAAAAGCCCCAATGACCCACTTGCTTCAAAATTTCCACAAACCAAAACACTGTGAATGTAGATGCTCTAAAATGTCCGGTTAGACTTTAAACTATTGCTGCAGGAGTTTAACCAAAATATAGCAAGTGAAAAAAATGCAGTCAAAAACATTAcataaggcaatgttcacacataGCATGTATTTAGGTTGTCAGTTAAAGCCCAAACCCAGGGTGGTTCGAAAATACAGAAAAGTGTGTAAATCTTTTCATTATAGTTTTAAATTctatgtgtaaacccagcctaagggtatgttcacatggacgTATTTCCTTTCAAACCCGCAGTGTGTTTCCCCCTGCAAGTTTAAAGGGGTGGGCTCTCCACGGGTTATCTGAGATAGATTTTTGGCAGTGGAATCTCTGCTGTTAAGAATCCaccgcagaccctattgacttccaAGGGGACAGCTATAGAGTATAtcagtttgtactctagctagcATTCTTCTGTATTTGTTATATCTGGCTTTTTGAACCTTTTGGCTCCTTtctctgactattctctctggtattagcgattttgtaaTGTGACATCTCCTGGCTTCTGACGCGGATAGTTGACattggacttattgtgtgagtgttttGTCTTtatttgttagtctgtctgtatcCTACTGTCCTCTGACttgagtctgtattattgtagtttattattttgacaaatacgcccctcacgtatataggaagggactgtcttcgtggttacggacctgtcatttaggacaggtacgtaagtaggcagggacaggggagtgggcgagtGTAGTGTGCACCCCTTCCCTGCTCATTCCAGACATTATAGCAAGCCCATATACCTGCAATTGCTCTGTTCCTGCATTATGGAAGCAGTGTCTGCTTtggtggagcaaatgcagggCTTGACTCAGTAGGTCCAGGATTTAGCTGAGAAGGTACAGCAGCAAAAGTCGACTcaatctcagtctcagtcagtattagttcagaccttgactcagagactgcaagatcaggagcacttagttcagagcttgctaGCCAGAATTCAGAAGCTGGAGTCTGTCCGAACTCAGGTGTCATCTGTTCCTGCTTCGGCTCCTGTGGAGCCACAAAATAGTCTCCCTGATGGATTTTCGGGTAACCGCAAAATGTTCAAAACCTTTTGTGAGAGCTGCAAATTGTACTTTCGGTTAAGGCCTTACACAtctggtactgaggcccaaaGAGTGGGTATCATAATGTCTCActtgcaagggggtccccaggaatgggtattttccctGATGCTCCagagttgtcctcagtggacgcCATATTTGCGGGATAGGGTCTTTCGTACACTGAATCGGACCGTGCTGCATAGTCAATTGCGTACATTAAAGCAAGGTTGCAGACCCGTTGAGGagtactgtgcagattttagaaAGTGGTGTATGGCCTCAAACTGGAATGCTCCAGCCTTgatttgtcagttcagactaggattATCTGACACCTTAAAGGACATACTTGTTACATATCCCTCCCCTGACATCCTTGACCAAGCCATGATTCTAGCTGTACGTTTGGATAGACGTTTGCGAGAACGCAAATGGGAGTGTTCTTCATCCTCTGTCTCCCCTGTCCTGCTTGATTCCTCTCCTGTTTCCAAATCTATCCCTGAGGATGAACCTATGCAAATAGGGTCCATTCGTACCCCGGAACAACGTAAGAGGTTTCGTCAACTCTATGGCTTGTGTTTCTACTGTGGATAGGACACTGATTTAATCGCCTCCTGTGTCAAGCGTCAGTGTCGAAGTGGCAATCGTGGTGGCCActtgggcgtacaggtatgtcatgcctCCCAGAGAGCTACACCTGGCAGAGTTCTTCTGGGGGGCATTCCTTCTAATGTACAATCTGATTTTACTTCTAAGAGTTTTATGAAGCCTGTTTTGCATAAGCCTCTGGTTAAATCGGCATCTTGTGACATCATTGGCAATAAGAGTCTGAAAAGCACTCCAGTTGATTTGCGATCAGAGAGTAGTAATGAGGGTCTGGAGGAtgactgtgaggacaccaatgagtggtgtgatttggaggatgagaTTACACATGAggacattgatggtccatctgcATCCAAGTCAAGATCTCTTTACTCTCAGGTTGTGAAGGGTCCGGTCGCCcctctaaaaggggggggggggggctactgtgagaacctatagggttaaaaggttctgacaggttctttgttgttttttgttgctgggttacacccggctgtctggactggtcagctgaccttgattggagcacctgttcaGGCTCCATATAAGCTGCCAGTCTTctcccagtcagtgcttgctaaagagctcagtttgtactctagctagcATTCATCTGTATTTGTTATATCTGGCTTTTTGTACCTTTGGCTCAActctctgactattctctctggtattaaCAATTGTGTATTGTGACATCTCCTGGCTTCTGATGCTGATGGTTGACATTGGACTTATTGTGTGAATCTGTCTGAATCCTACTGTCCCCTGACTTGAGTCTGTgttattgtagtttattattttgacaaatacGTCCCTCAcgtatataggaagggactgtctttgtggttacggacctgtcgtttagggcaggtatgtaagtaggcagggacaggggagttcAGTGTGCACCCCTTCCCTGCCCATTCCGGACACTGCCCTTTTCAAACTCGCAGTAGGAAACATGCTGTGAGTTTGAAATAAAATATGCCTGTGTGAAATAAGGCTATGTTACCACTTAGTTGTGGGTCAGTATTTTCAACCTTATTTTCAGCAGTCTTTATCACACACAGCCTTTTCACATGTTATTTTATAGTTAAAAAAACAGCCCAAAATACAGTGAAAACTTGGCCTTAAGGTAAAACTGGAGGAATAGCCCCTCAATAATTGAAAATGCTTTCAGGATGTCTATTCAAGCAATAATTCATAACTCTTAAATTCTAGTGGAATAAATTTTACCACAGAGGCTAGACTGCAACAACTATGGTACGAGTAAATTAAGGTCATATtcagggtgagatttatcaagctgtcttaCAATAAGATTCTCTTTGCTGTCCatcacaaccaatcacagctcagctttcattataCCAAATCCGGTTATTAATGAAAGCTAAGCTCTAATTGGTGGCTATAGGCAACAAAGAATTTTACTATAAgatgtcttgataaatctcccacaataaCCTGCTATAGGATAAACAGTCCCAATATAATCACAGACACTGAAAAAAGTCTCCTATCATTCTGAAGTTTCATGCACTTTCATGCTATTTTTTAACATTTGTATATAGAAGTTTTTCCTTATGGGTTTATACTGAAGCTGCAATAAACAGAAATGTTGAATTCTCTGTTTCTAAGTAAGTATACAACTTACCAGTGGGGGGTAGATTTCACAGGTCACTTGGTATGCCTCTTTGTCTGCAGGTGTGTTGTAAGAAGAACCAGTGCAGAAACCAACCTCCTGTGGAAAAGAACATCACTGTTTTACACTCATGGACTAACAAAAATGCACTCAGAAATCATTTGGCATGCAGTTATGTCTCCGGCAGAAatgtaaatgattacaggtgGGGTCTGATTAGTATAATAGTGCATTATACAGGCGTAATAGTGCTTCATCCACAGATCTGGCCAACATCTATCTCTCCTAATTGTTCTTAAAAGGATTGGGCAGCAGAAATGCAATATCTCTCCTCCGAGATAATCTTTCTGGGGAGATTTAGGAGGTCCTTTTATACAATAGACAGTCAGTGCGTCCCACCGAAATCAGTGGATTCAGACAAATTTTTTTCTAATGTGTTTGAGATGGCAGTAATTCTGGTGCACAATTTCTCAAACCTAGTAACATCTTCCAGCTCTCTAAAAGAAATAGATGGGATAAAGGAAACGGTAGCATCACAGCAAGGAAgaagttacactaagcactgaactgctgtCACTTAGATGAGAGGGAACCCTTGATTTATCTTTTGAGGACAGTGCAGATCTGGAGGAAGGAGAAAATCTCACAGATTGTATTTACACAGCCCTGATTTGCTGTCTCTTTCCCCTGCACGTAGCACTAGCATAGCCACACAGTCACTTTCTGTGTTGTATTCTGGTCTCTCTATTACTAGAGATGGACTAAGCCTAACAACaagcagtggacagcagattcaAGGGAGGTGAGACACTTTTTGGCTGTGATTTTAGAGCTTTTCCTGGGGTAAGGACTGATTTTAGGTAAATGGTGAAGTTAaggacacaaattttttttttaatgctttcgttttttcctcctcgccttctaacagctataatgcttttattttttcagCTACAGGCCATGACACGGATGATCAGACCAGACACCGGAACtgctgcattgctgcagatgccgtgatcagtattgttcacggcatctgagaggttaatggtggAGATCAGCAggatcactgatgtctgccatttccggcaggtccctggctgctaatagcagccgggacccgctGTCTATGATGTTCATGCTGCTCCTATCTCTTGCTTTATAGTTGCTGCAGTACTCAGGATGTATAGGTACCCTTACGCCATGCGTCCGGTTTAAACAGAAAACATCAAAATGAAATGCCTAATTTAAACGCAGGGAGAAGCACATATAGACATGTAAGGAACTATTAATGTTCCTTATATTCAATCCTCCACTAATGGCCaagtataaaacataaaataggtATCTAACTAAACAAGGTCCAG
Protein-coding sequences here:
- the LOC130361808 gene encoding histidine-rich glycoprotein-like → MKRIVIVALLVALCSATSPTLPIVHPLHCNETLVQTELAIDLINKERDEGFVFRPLRIESVFMQESGKLPGGIIYYLDLDVLETDCSVVSRKSWKECQNDIPLHETVFGHCKAIIFIAKPWRILKLMNYNCTLSTVPPRSVVQMCPDCPTLIKDITPNIKAKADLLIEQHNKDSNHTHYFKVDKIERVRTQYVFGQSYFFLFTIKESECLKTQANVNLADCKFLKDHEAEVGFCTGSSYNTPADKEAYQVTCEIYPPLDDDDDNHGQRQCHHGPDSSQDAPGADAEEVKQEGAGEAGQDKNAPGKHEHHKHGHHPHRRGHKHHHCRHHDHPPHHHHHHHHHGNQNDSHPHHHGHHHHHHHHNHTSDDSSSEENSDNKSHKPFEKSSKGSVQFYDLPDEQSKVPVPTIVRLPPPPEHPGKYGKHGKHGKFGKHGTPDTIEFPSEHSTLNTCPGVPLVDVQDKIKNHIF